The DNA segment AGTCATTTCAACGTTTGCTTCTTCAGCTGGAGTTTCTGTGTTTGCATCTTTACAAGATACTACTGCCATCATTGCAACTACTGCGAAGCTTAAAAATACTTTTTTCATCTTAATTATTTATAAAAGGTTAATTATTAATTCGGGGCAAAGATATACAAAATTTGATATGTAAATTTATTTTTGCACTTATTTTTTTATTTTTTTTTAATCTTAAATAAATGCTAATTTTTCTACCCTGTCTACTGAGTGCCAATGTTTTAAAACAATAGCCTATTTTGCTACTATTTCTTTGCTTTCACGATTTTCATTTCGTTTATCAAGTGTTTGGCATTTGCGTATTTGTCAATGATAAATAATACGTATCTTATGTCCACCATAATGTTACGGCAGATAGCTGGATCGTAATAAATATCACTCATTGTACCTTCCCAAACTCGATCAAAATTTAACCCAATAAGATTCCCTCTTGCATCAATTGCAGGACTTCCAGAATTTCCTCCAGTAGTATGATTGGTTGCAATAAAGTTGATTGGTAGTTTCCCATTCTCTGCATAAGGACCGTAATCCTTCATGTTGTAAAGGTCAATCAATTTTGCTGGAACATCAAACTCATAATCTCCAGGTACGTATTTTTCCATCACACCTTCAAGATATGTTACTGGCTCATAATACACGGCGTCTGCTGGCTCGTATCCTTGGACCTTACCGTAAGTGACTCTCAAAGTACTATTAGCATCTGGGAAAATTCTCGCTTTTGGATTCATTTCCAACAATGCTTTCATATACGTTCTCTGTGTAGCGATATTTTTAAGATCTAATTCTTCGAATTTTGGAGCTACTTCTGCAAAATATTTGTCGGCTGCTGCTTTTACAAGTGCAACTGCGGGATCATTCTTCATTTTAGCCAATACCGTTTTCGAATCTCCTGTTAGTAGTTCTTTTAAACCTTCGTAAGATCCCAGTTTAGTATTTGCATAAACGCTTTTTGATAATTCACTTGCGTTGATGTTTTGCAATGAAGCTGGTACAAACTGCTTTGGAGATTGCGTTGAGTATATCGCGATCAGTTGCTCAAATACTTTCTCATCTACCGTTTTATTGAAGTTTTTGTAGAAAGCGCCCATTCCATCCATCAGGTTTTGCTTTCGATCGTTAAAAGACTGCTCGCCTTTATCTGCTAAAATTCTTTCTAATTGATAGACTTTAAAAGCTGTTTCAGTTAGTCCTATATTACGCAAGAAAACTTCGGTAAAATAGTCTCTACTCAAAGCGTAAGGAGCAATTTCTGCATAGGTTTTATCAAAGTCTGAAAGGATATTTCCGTACTCAGCCTGTTTCTTTGCCTTTTTTACTTTCTGTAAAAATTCTTTTTCTTCCGCTTTTTTAACTGCTACAGCATTGGACTTCTTAAGTCCTTTGCTTTCCCCAATCCATTTTTTGTAGTAATTGGCGATGCTTGCATATTTTGAGGCGTACTGAATTTTGATTGCTTGATCTTTTCGCATAAATCCGTCTACTACTTTGAGAGCTGCGTCACGAACTTCAATTTTTGCTGGGTTTAAGTCATTCAAAATCTGCTCAATTGCAACGGCAGGAAGATATTCTTGAGTACGTCCAGGATATCCTACTACCATTGTAAAGTCGTCTTTCTTGAACCCGTCAATTGCGATTGGTAAAAAGTGCTTAGGTGTGTAAGGAATATTGTCTTTAGAATATTTTGCTGGACGATTATTTTTGTCTGCATAAACTCTAAACAAAGAGAAATCTCCTGTATGACGTGGCCAAACCCAGTTGTCAGTATCAGATCCAAATTTACCAATCGAGGTTGGTGGCGCTCCTACAAGACGAACGTCATCAAAAGTTTCGGTTACAAATAATAGGTATTGATTTCCGTCAAAGAAGTTTTTGATTTTTGCACCTTGCCATTTTTCTTTTGGAAAATCACGAGAGAGAATAGATATATTGTTTTCAATTTTCTTTTGTTTCTCAGCTTCAGTTGTAAGATTTTCTGTTCCGGCAAGTACCTGAGTAGTTACATCTTCAATTTTGATAACAAAAGTAACGTCAACTCCAGGATTTGGAAGCTCCTCTTCCAAGCTCATTGCCCAAAATCCTTGTTCAAGATAATCGTTCTCTACAGAAGAGTGCGACTGAATTTGCGAATAACCACAGTGGTGATTTGTTAATAATAAGCCTTTCGGCGAAATCATTTCGGCAGTACATCCACCATTAAAGTGTGGAACGGCATCTTTGATTCCAGGTTTATTGGCATCGTAAATATCCGAAGCAGATATCTTCATACCCAAACTTTTCATTTCGGCTTCATTCATACCTTTAAGCAAAGATGGAACCCACATTCCTCCTTGTTGGGCTTGCGTCGATATGACAAATAATAAAAGGAATAACCTTAAAAACTTCATAGTGAGTGATTTAATAATTG comes from the Flavobacterium ardleyense genome and includes:
- a CDS encoding S46 family peptidase, with the translated sequence MKFLRLFLLLFVISTQAQQGGMWVPSLLKGMNEAEMKSLGMKISASDIYDANKPGIKDAVPHFNGGCTAEMISPKGLLLTNHHCGYSQIQSHSSVENDYLEQGFWAMSLEEELPNPGVDVTFVIKIEDVTTQVLAGTENLTTEAEKQKKIENNISILSRDFPKEKWQGAKIKNFFDGNQYLLFVTETFDDVRLVGAPPTSIGKFGSDTDNWVWPRHTGDFSLFRVYADKNNRPAKYSKDNIPYTPKHFLPIAIDGFKKDDFTMVVGYPGRTQEYLPAVAIEQILNDLNPAKIEVRDAALKVVDGFMRKDQAIKIQYASKYASIANYYKKWIGESKGLKKSNAVAVKKAEEKEFLQKVKKAKKQAEYGNILSDFDKTYAEIAPYALSRDYFTEVFLRNIGLTETAFKVYQLERILADKGEQSFNDRKQNLMDGMGAFYKNFNKTVDEKVFEQLIAIYSTQSPKQFVPASLQNINASELSKSVYANTKLGSYEGLKELLTGDSKTVLAKMKNDPAVALVKAAADKYFAEVAPKFEELDLKNIATQRTYMKALLEMNPKARIFPDANSTLRVTYGKVQGYEPADAVYYEPVTYLEGVMEKYVPGDYEFDVPAKLIDLYNMKDYGPYAENGKLPINFIATNHTTGGNSGSPAIDARGNLIGLNFDRVWEGTMSDIYYDPAICRNIMVDIRYVLFIIDKYANAKHLINEMKIVKAKK